In Camelina sativa cultivar DH55 chromosome 16, Cs, whole genome shotgun sequence, a single window of DNA contains:
- the LOC104750401 gene encoding uncharacterized protein LOC104750401, protein MLPFSNYYISSPSMSERNISNNNGNKRRKKKRPTLTVYDGRGGGEGDDDLAVVKAAAWAWYLRKEGKPIMREFDLTRATRTPRPSRYKIEATKNMILSENKVLAENRFSTKSPLWYTNYSFRGDQETQYSRLLDTYEIKNKSKRLNIDDYSFSVSSSNDLWHNGNDHHHNHNRNDEYGCDDHGLLQKRNGYDNNTATRTKNDKSYNGGFMRKVGKRSLWKGMIVMGPGSTVCGRSDDVASQAGRRTVKVAAAAEALVRSAANGKTQSGRR, encoded by the exons ATGCTACCATTTAGCAACTACTACATTTCTTCACCATCTATGTCCGAGAGGAACATAAGCAACAACAATGGAaacaagaggaggaagaagaaacggcCGACATTGACGGTTTATgatggaagaggaggaggagaaggagatgatgatTTGGCGGTGGTGAAGGCGGCGGCGTGGGCTTGGTACTTACGGAAAGAAGGCAAACCGATCATGAGAGAGTTTGATCTAACTAGAGCAACAAGAACACCGCGACCTTCACGGTACAAGATCGAAGCCACGAAGAACATGATCCTCTCGGAGAATAAGGTTTTGGCTGAGAATAGGTTTTCTACTAAGTCTCCGCTTTGGTATACTAATTACTCATTCCGTGGGGATCAAGAAACGCAATACTCTCGTCTTCTTGACACTTACGAGATCAAGAACAAGTCCAAGAGGCTTAACATTGATGATTATAGTTTCTCCGTGAGTTCAAGCAATGATTTGTGGCACAACGGCAATGATCATCATCACAATCATAATCGTAATGATGAATATG GTTGTGATGATCATGGTTTGTTGCAGAAGAGAAATGGTTATGATAATAACACTGCTACTAGAACAAAAAATGACAAGAGCTATAATGGTGGCTTCATGAGAAAAGTGGGCAAAAGAAGTTTGTGGAAGGGAATGATTGTGATGGGTCCAGGGTCGACGGTTTGTGGGAGAAGTGATGACGTGGCTTCGCAGGCCGGCAGGAGAACGGTTAAGGTTGCAGCGGCGGCGGAGGCTCTGGTCAGGTCGGCGGCAAATGGCAAGACTCAAAGTGGTCGTCGCTAA
- the LOC104750399 gene encoding aspartic proteinase PCS1-like gives MSPIPKPLFFFFFFLNYVVSLSTSLSIHLPLTSLPISPKTTTFTTSLLSRKNPSPPYHFRSRFKYSMALIISLPIGTPPQTQQMVLDTGSQLSWIQCHRKKLPPVTSFDPSLSSSFSTLPCSHPLCKPRIPDFTLPTSCDSNRLCHYSYFYADGTFAEGNLVKEKITFSNTEITPPLILGCATESSDDRGILGMNRGRLSFVSQAKISKFSYCIPPKSNRPGFTPTGSFYLGDNPNSHGFKYVSLLTFPETQRMPNLDPLAYTVPMIGIKFGLKKLNISGSVFRPDAGGSGQTMVDSGSEFTHLVDAAYDAVRGEIVRRVGRRLKKGYVYGGTADMCFDGNVVMIQRLVGDLVFEFTRGVEILVPKERVLVNVGGGVHCVGIGRSSMLGAASNIIGNVHQQNLWVEFDVTNRRVGFAKADCSRLV, from the coding sequence atgtctcccATTCCAAaaccactcttcttcttcttcttcttcctcaactaTGTTGTATCTCTCTCAACCTCACTCTCCATCCACCTCCCACTCACCTCTCTCCCTATCTCACCCAAAACCACAACCTTCACAACATCCCTCCTCTCCCGCAAAAACCCATCTCCACCATACCACTTCCGATCAAGATTCAAATACTCAATGGCTCTAATCATCTCACTCCCTATAGGAACAccaccacaaacacaacaaatgGTTCTTGACACAGGAAGCCAACTCTCATGGATCCAATGCCACCGCAAAAAGCTCCCACCAGTAACATCGTTCGACccatctctctcctcttctttctcaacCTTACCTTGCTCTCACCCTCTTTGTAAACCAAGAATCCCAGATTTTACACTTCCCACTTCTTGCGACTCGAACCGGTTATGTCACTACTCTTACTTCTACGCTGATGGAACCTTCGCTGAAGGTAACCtcgtcaaagaaaaaataactttCTCGAATACCGAAATTACCCCTCCTTTAATACTTGGTTGCGCTACTGAGTCCTCTGATGATAGGGGTATTTTGGGAATGAACCGTGGTcgtctctcttttgtttctcaagcTAAGATTTCGAAGTTCTCTTATTGTATCCCACCCAAATCGAACCGACCCGGTTTTACACCAACCGGTTCGTTTTACCTCGGAGATAACCCGAATTCGCACGGTTTCAAATACGTTTCTCTGTTGACTTTTCCTGAAACTCAACGAATGCCTAATCTTGATCCGTTGGCTTACACTGTACCGATGATTGGGATTAAATTCGGTTTAAAGAAGCTTAACATTTCCGGTTCGGTTTTTAGACCCGATGCAGGTGGGTCGGGTCAAACGATGGTTGATTCGGGATCCGAGTTTACTCATTTAGTGGACGCAGCTTACGACGCAGTGAGAGGAGAGATAGTGAGACGTGTTGGGCGGCGATTAAAGAAAGGTTACGTGTACGGTGGAACAGCTGACATGTGTTTCGATGGAAACGTGGTGATGATCCAACGGTTGGTCGGTGATCTTGTGTTTGAGTTCACTAGAGGAGTTGAGATACTTGTTCCGAAAGAGAGGGTTCTGGTTAACGTGGGAGGTGGGGTTCACTGCGTTGGAATCGGACGGTCGAGTATGCTTGGAGCAGCTAGTAATATAATAGGGAACGTTCATCAACAAAATCTTTGGGTTGAGTTTGATGTGACCAATAGAAGAGTTGGTTTCGCTAAAGCTGACTGTAGCAGATTAGTCTGA